The genomic window GAAATTGATAGTATAAGTCTTTTTGGCCTGTTTATTGTCCATAACGGTACATATATTATTTTTGTCAAGGATATAAGCGGTATCGTTATCCTGTGCCAGTAAATCAAACCCGTCGGCTAAAAGCCATAATTGTTTTCCGCTGTTCGCGTCGATTGCGTAAAGACCTTTGCCCTGTGCGTATTGATAGACAACTGTTTCAGTCGCTCTTGCGGAAGTCAGAAGTGCGGAACCGGCATGGAATTCCCACATCTTCTCGCCGCTGCCGGCGCTAAGTTTATAAAGATTTGTGTCTTTGCCGCTTGCATAGAGCCAGTCGGAAATTCCGGTCAAAGGCGTCATAATCGCTCCAACCGCATCAAACTGCCATATACGTTTCGGTGTGGAAGTATCCATACATATTATATTACCGCCCTGGGTAGCGAAAAACACGGAGCGGTCGGTTGCGAGAACACTTGTAATAACTGATTTGTTGTCAGCGCTTGCCTTGAAATTTTCGTGTTCGCCATTAGGGTCCAGAACATGCAGCACTTTATCCATACCGGCCAGATAAAAATGTGATGCGTTCACTGCCGCCGGCGCAGATACTGAAAACGACATTTTTTTTCTGTAAAGCTCGGCGCCTTGCTGCAGGCCAATCGCGACAAGATTATTTGCAGCGACTATATAGACGGTATTGTTGTAAACCGTCGGCTCTGAAACAGGCAGGTTCTTTATTGCGACAGGAATACCGAAATGCAGTTGGCCCGTGTTCCTGTCCAGACAGAACAAATAATTGCTGTCGGTTAAAATGTATAAATAATCGCCGATGACGGTTATTTTCTGAATCTTCTCTTTCGGATTCAGCGAGACGGCATTTTGCCAGACAGTTGCGAGCTTTGCCTGGCCAAGCAGTTGTTCACTTATAGCCGCGCCGGAGTTTGATGGCAGAACTGTTAAAAAAACAAAAGTAAGCAGTACAGTTAAATAAAGATTTCTCAACGTCTTTCTCCATGAAAATTAGACAGCACCGGGACAATTATTCTACGGAATTAACATATTCACAAAGGTCTACGCCAAATCGCTTTTCAAACAGTTTCATCTGTTCGATTCTTTCTATGTCGTCGTTAATGCGGTTTGCCAGTTTAAATATGTAAGGCTTGCCTTCCAGGCGGTTCTTCAAATCCTGATACATCGGTTCCCATTTACCGCCGTAAAGCTGACTTTTAAGAACTATCAGCATTTTATGTTCGGTCGAAAGACCCTTGACGAAATCCGCCACTGCGTTTTTACGTTTTTTCTCGTCAATTTTACCGGTTTTTTCGGTAATTTTAGCCATAGCATTCTGCGTTTTCCGTTTATCGGTTGCGATGCTCGTTTCGTATATCGTCTTACGGTTGCGTCTGGTTTCCGACGCTATTACGATAAACGTAACCGATACGAGCGTCGTAACCGAAACCGTTTCACGTAAAATTCTACATTCTCGCCTGGTCAAGAATCAGGTCTTTAACCCTTCTGCTCGGCAGGTTCAACGCTCCAAATGCCGTAGCAGCGGACGACCGCAGCTCCTGGTTAATTTCCCGTGATTCCACGATTTTATAAATCTGGTCTATCTGGCTGTCGAGCAGCAGGTTGGCGTTCACTTTTGCTGATATCGTCAGAGAATCAAAGCTCGAAATTCTTATCTCAATCGAATGTTCCTCTTTCAGTGCCGAATCAGCGATAGCCCTTTGTGCGTCTGGACTCGATATATATGCCAGTATCTGACAGGAAACGATTTTTATTTCATCTCGTGTATCTTCTGTCGCCTTTACGAGTGCATCCAGTGCGCCGGCCAGGTTGATCACAGTATTTCGTGTCTCAGCCAGTTTCAGCATTGCCTGGGCTGACCGAATCGCATAGTTATCAGCCGTTTCTTTCGGCCAGTTCGCGTCAGCCTGTGAGGTAATCGCTCCGACCAGACCATTAACGACCAGTTCGCTTTCAGCGAATTTCTCGGCCGGTTCCGCCATTGCCAGTGCTATCGCGGCACTGTACCTGACGGATCTGTCGTTGAAAGATAAGGCTTCGATGAGCGGCTGTGAAGTTTTCAGTCTGAACATAAGCGATTTCTCGCCGGCATTCTTGGCCAAAGCTTCGACTGTGCCAAGGGCTATAACACTGTCGTTGTCCTTTACCGCCCGCTCAAGAGCTTCGTGAAGATATTCCGGCCCTGCGGTTGTCGCATAAGTCATCGCATCGGCATGACCCTGGCCGAAATATTCAGGATATTCGATGCTCTTGCCATCCATCCGGAAAAATGATGCCAGCCATAACGAGATGGCTTTTCCAAAATCCTTATCGGCTCGCAATGACCATTCGCAGAGGCGCATTGTCATAAGCTCATGAAAACATATCTTTTTTACTGCCTGACGTGTCAATCTGGCGTTCTGTTTGTCCCAGAACCATATATTTACACTGTTTCCTTCGTCAACAGGTGCAAGGGACTGGGCCTTGTAATAGTAATTTTCCGCTATTGCAAAGAACAGCTCTGCCGCGCTTTTACCGGCACTGGCAGAATCGATTTGATTTATAGACTCAACCGCGAGATTTCTAAGCTGTTCAGAATTATCGTTTTCGGCAATATACTTAAGATATCCGAGCGCCTCAGGATATCCGATTTTACCGAGAGCCTTTATAACTTCTCCTTTTACTACCACGCTGTCCATCGCCAGTGATGCCGTCAGAGGTCTTACAGCGGCCCTTCCCATTTCGGGCAGGGCAGTGGTAATATTGACAAATTCCTCTTTCCTCTGTTCGTCCGCCATCGCGTCGAGCATATATGGTATTGCGTATTCGCCGGCGTTGCGGAGTCTTTCTATAGCGGTGTATTTGCCGCGAACGGTACCGCTTAGCCTTTTGATTTCCTCTGTTATGATTTCAGGGTCGGTGCGGCGAATCATTCGGCCGCTTTCGATAATATCGAGAATCTTCGCCGCAAGGGGGGCAAGTTCGGGATTGTCTGCCTGAACACGCACAAGAATTGCATAGCCTCGCGGATTATCTTCGCTTAACTGGAGCAGTTTTAGCGGGTCGGGATTGTTACTGTCAATAATCTTCTGTGCAAAACCCGCTGCAAGGTCGAATCGGCCTATTACCGTATAATGTAAAAAATCATTCCAATCATCTTCGAGCGATTGACCCTTCACAATAAGCGGATTAAGTAAAATACATAGTCCAAAAAACACCAAAAAACTTTTACTCATCTGTAAATCTCCAAACCTATGCTGCACCTGCTCATAAGGCGCCAAAAACAAACAGACAATAAAGACCATTAAAGAACCATTTCTAATATAACCGATTATAAATTATAAGACTTAACTGTCAATAAAAAAGCCTCTTATACGGTAGTCATTTGGCTTTTTTTGTTGCACTATCTTGTCTTGTTTATTAGGATTAACGAGAATTTAACTTTGTGAGGAGTGACAAAGTTTGGGACTACTTGCTGTGACAGGATTGTTGTTTAGCCCGATCAAGGTGATATTCCTTGTTTTCTGGTTCTATTTATGTATGTATTTGATTCAGCGCCTCGAGTTTAGCCCACTCATCAGCAACCGTTTGAAAGTATGGACAAACGTATTAATGCTGGTTGCAGCACCGGTTGTACTGCTCTTGGCCTTTGCCTGGGCTGTCTTTAAGAAAGTAGAGCAAACCGGGGCCACGATTTCTGAAGCGGCAGTTGCTACTTTTGGCCACGCCATACAGGCCATTAAGCGTACAAAAATTGCAGGTGCAAGGGGCAGTTCTTCAATCATACTTCTCGACCCTTCCGGCAAGAGTATTAATGAGGTTTACGGCAGCAAATCTGATGATAAAAATAATGATGCAAAACAGATAGTTGCCGTTGCCGAACGCCTGATAGGCGATGCTGTGAATATGCTGGCCAGTGATATACTTATCAACCCGGCCGAAAATCTTGAATATGACATAAGATTCAGAATTGACGGCGTATTGAGTCCTTATAAGAAAATTGATTCCAGTGTCTGCGGTGCCGTGGTCAACAGCATAAAAGCGATTTCGGGAATGGACATATCGGAAAAACGCCGGCCGCAGGACGGCGCTTTTGTCGCCAAGGTGCCTGACGGTACGGTATCATTTCGTGTCGCAAGCGCAGGCATATTGCACGGCGAAAAACTTTCTATAAGGGTATTGAACCAGAAGCTCGCGCCTCAGACTCTGCCTGAAATCGGAATGGATGAACATACCTGTCAGATTGTAAGGAATGTTTTAGCCAAAGAGTCCGGAATGATACTTATTTGCGGTCCGACAGGCAGCGGCAAAAGCACTACGCTTTACGCGATGCTACGGGAGATAGATTTTTACACGAGAAATGTGATTACGATTGAGGACCCGGTCGAATATGTA from Phycisphaerae bacterium includes these protein-coding regions:
- a CDS encoding PQQ-binding-like beta-propeller repeat protein yields the protein MRNLYLTVLLTFVFLTVLPSNSGAAISEQLLGQAKLATVWQNAVSLNPKEKIQKITVIGDYLYILTDSNYLFCLDRNTGQLHFGIPVAIKNLPVSEPTVYNNTVYIVAANNLVAIGLQQGAELYRKKMSFSVSAPAAVNASHFYLAGMDKVLHVLDPNGEHENFKASADNKSVITSVLATDRSVFFATQGGNIICMDTSTPKRIWQFDAVGAIMTPLTGISDWLYASGKDTNLYKLSAGSGEKMWEFHAGSALLTSARATETVVYQYAQGKGLYAIDANSGKQLWLLADGFDLLAQDNDTAYILDKNNICTVMDNKQAKKTYTINFASVTSFAVNTYDSSIYIMEDKSISCIKPIKK
- a CDS encoding HEAT repeat domain-containing protein, producing MSKSFLVFFGLCILLNPLIVKGQSLEDDWNDFLHYTVIGRFDLAAGFAQKIIDSNNPDPLKLLQLSEDNPRGYAILVRVQADNPELAPLAAKILDIIESGRMIRRTDPEIITEEIKRLSGTVRGKYTAIERLRNAGEYAIPYMLDAMADEQRKEEFVNITTALPEMGRAAVRPLTASLAMDSVVVKGEVIKALGKIGYPEALGYLKYIAENDNSEQLRNLAVESINQIDSASAGKSAAELFFAIAENYYYKAQSLAPVDEGNSVNIWFWDKQNARLTRQAVKKICFHELMTMRLCEWSLRADKDFGKAISLWLASFFRMDGKSIEYPEYFGQGHADAMTYATTAGPEYLHEALERAVKDNDSVIALGTVEALAKNAGEKSLMFRLKTSQPLIEALSFNDRSVRYSAAIALAMAEPAEKFAESELVVNGLVGAITSQADANWPKETADNYAIRSAQAMLKLAETRNTVINLAGALDALVKATEDTRDEIKIVSCQILAYISSPDAQRAIADSALKEEHSIEIRISSFDSLTISAKVNANLLLDSQIDQIYKIVESREINQELRSSAATAFGALNLPSRRVKDLILDQARM
- a CDS encoding GspE/PulE family protein, which codes for MLVAAPVVLLLAFAWAVFKKVEQTGATISEAAVATFGHAIQAIKRTKIAGARGSSSIILLDPSGKSINEVYGSKSDDKNNDAKQIVAVAERLIGDAVNMLASDILINPAENLEYDIRFRIDGVLSPYKKIDSSVCGAVVNSIKAISGMDISEKRRPQDGAFVAKVPDGTVSFRVASAGILHGEKLSIRVLNQKLAPQTLPEIGMDEHTCQIVRNVLAKESGMILICGPTGSGKSTTLYAMLREIDFYTRNVITIEDPVEYVLAGAGQIEVNPKADITFAKALRSILRQDPDVICIGEIRDEETASIALKASQTGHMVLATLHSSSNNASLVRLLDLGISPLLMASGLDLVISQRLVRKLCNNCKTTARLSDTQIKTLQQRGIDPSTIYDPVGCGKCSNTGFKGRIGVFDVMVINNEIKNKISMGQITVASSMKDDEHMKSNLQKQAMKHAMNGIVSIDEAKKVTSN